GGTATTTTCTCCCTTGAATTCAACAAGTTACCAGTTTCAAGATCCTGTTCAGTCCTCTGAAGCAGGTTAGTGGTTTCTTTTATAACGTCACAAATAGCAGTATATGTTTAGCTAAAATAGCAAATTGTGGATGGTTTATGACAAAACTGCAAAATTTCTTTGAACAATTTGTatctaataaataaatattataaaaaatagCTGTGCTATGTCTTGTTCAATATAGTTTGGGGAATTTGGTAGCAAAGGAACAGCTAGGTGACATCTTGGAAGCAAATTGTATGGTGATGGAAGCTGTGTTTAAAGTTAGATAAATTTTAATTAGATGAAGAAAGCTTAAGAACAGTATTGATAGCATGGGAGagatttccatatttatttgtcttcttttgTTGAAAGAAGTATTTCTCCCTTTATAGAATAAAATCCAGTTTGCTGTCCCATAGCTAAAGAAAGTATGTCTGTGTGTATATGATTCATAACTCTGGAGTGGCTCACGTGCAAACGTTTCTAAGAACTGTGGCAGAGACGTTAGTTCCACTGAAATGCTGGGAGCATTTGTGGCTTTTCAGTAACCCACTGCCAGCTATGACTTGGACAAGAACAGACACATGTTGCAGAGAAAGACTGACGCTTTTAGCTCATAATTGCAGTTCAGttctttcagctggaaaaacttTCTTCATTGTGCTCAAAAAATTATACTACTCAGCTGTGCATGTGTTGCAATAGATCTTACACTGATAAATTTTTTCAATACTTTGTTAAACAggattttcaaatttctttacaGCTAGAATATGACAAAGTCTCaaatctatatctatatcttcCAAAATCGACAATCGACTAATTTTAAGTAGAGTAGAACTATTTACAATTTTTGTCCAAATGTTAAAACTAAATATGTTTTGCAAGTAGAGTGTTTTCAGTGACACTGTAACTAAATGTGTGCTGAACAATTTTGAGGCATTGTTCAAATATATACACATGTTTCACAGAAACAGTGAGTGATGCATTCATGTGTGCTGGCCATTGAACATGAACTGTGTATCAGCAATCAGTAAATTTCAGAACAGATTTTCACTGTTGTGAGCTCTGAGGCCTGAGTATCAGGGGCAAATAAATCTATTAGCAGCCATCATTTACAGTTATTTAAGGTCAAGTCACAAACTGCTTAACTGGTGAAGCAATCAAAGATACTGTCTCCAGGCTTAGCGGGCTTATTCAGGCTGTCAGCTGAATTCACAGGGAGGCTTAATTCTGTACCACCAGAGCATGATCCCTTCAAATGAGGTCTGACAAATACTGGAGAATGGTGTGAAGGAAGTGTTGTAGTTTTATAAATTATTGTTCTCTGAACTTCTCTGTAAGGTGTCTATCATTTATATGATTATCACAATATGATCACAATCAATATTCAGCCATAATTGATAATCAACCTTAACAATCATTACAATTAGGACcccatttttaaattcagaaagctGCTGGCCTCAACACCTTTGGAAATAGACTAGTAAGGAAAAATAGTGTGCATTTTGCACACTATTTTCTGTATTGTACAAAAGATACAGAGCTGTATAGCTTTGAGAagaattcattttctctgtaaatgcAGTAAATAAATGCAACTTGAATTAATTAGATCTCATAGACCTTAAAAAATTAGTGTATCAACATATTTAACCATATCCTCATATGAATCACACAAGCTATTCCTCGCCTGTACAAACTGAACTGATTTCTTCCAATGTAAACACATGAAGACGCTGGGATTCCATTACCTTTTTAAACTGCACTCTGCAACAATCTGCTTACCCAATGCTAAGCTTCATTGCAGCTGGGGATCCTTTACCAGGTCAGTGTAGCCCTACTTCTGTCCAGCTTGTCTGTCCCCAGGTGGTTTTCATGCTGTTTTAGCTGATACAAGTTTTATTGAATAATAGCATCCACTAACTTAGAAAATATTATGTTGCTTATACATCTCAATTTTTCCAGATTTACAGGATTGCACTTTACCGTTTATAAAGGCCACTGTATTAGTGGAATTAAATTACTGTATAATTATTAATGCAGAGTTTTACAGTATAAAATCACTCTAATGAAAGTTGCCAAATTAGGAACAAGACAAGGAAGATTtctggagaggaaagaaaaaaagaaggctgtATATATGTTTGTTTATTCCGATTTTGAACACAAACCTAACCATAACACAGGAATCTAATAATAATAAGTACCTgtagttgtttaaaaaaaatgcaagcaacAAGTAGAAGGGAAAGACACTGGGAGTCTTCTGAAGGGAAAGACAGCAGACCAGTTCACTTCTAGATATCAGGTCTGCACAGAAAATTGGTCTTGACAAAAATTCATAGGAATCCAGAGTCTCTGTTCATACTATTCACTTATTTTTAGTTGCTCTAGTTGGTccttagaatttattttttttaagtgattcACATTGTTATGAAATTTAAGCAATAAATTTCACTGGGGCATTCCCTTGGCAGGACTCAGAGTGCGTGAGGCTGTGCAGGAAGTTCTTTTCTAGGCTCTATAAATACCTGGTCAAACAGACAGTaatctctctccctcttcttcAGATTTCTACTGCACGCCTTGGATCCATGCTCCTAATCAGCTTATGAGCTTCCCTTGACCTACGCTTCTTTTCCTAATGCGTGTCTGACTATGGCTGTCCTCAAAGTCAAATTCACCAAAACCAAGAGGGACAAATTGGCTCAGATCTTATGGATCCTCAACTGGGTTTCTGTAGTGAGTGGGATCATTCTCTTCAGTCTTGGCCTCTTTCTGAAAATAGAGATCAAGAAGCGCAATGAAGTGATGGCGAAAGGGGACATTAACTCTGTCCCCAACATGCTGATCTCTGTAGGGGTCATAGCATGTATCATCAACTTTCTGGGTGGCAAAATCTGCTATGACTGCTCAGATGCAAACAAGTTCTCTCGCTGGAAACTAGTAATGCTGCCATACATCGTATGTACCTTCTGTTTTACCTTCTGCATCCTGGTGGGTGCTCTCATGTGCTATACCATGAGGAACGAGCTGGAAGAGTCTCTCTATCTGGGACTGAGGGATGCCATTAAGTTCTATAAAGACACAGACATACCTGGGCGATGTTTCTTAAAGAAAACGGTGGATTTGTTACAAATTGGATTCCGCTGCTGTGGAAACAATGGCTTTAGAGACTGGTTTGAAATTCAGTGGGTATCTCCTCGGTATCTGAATATGGCTTCCAAGGAGGTTCTGGAGTAAGTATTTATCAgtcataacaaaaaaaatgtagaagaaaaacTCTTTTGAGACTGGAAAGCCCTTTTTTCTGGATCTTTGtatcttaataaaaaaaaggtagaaTGACCAGGTTACTCACAAAATATGCTAAATACATGTCCAATCAAAAGTTGCCTTTTGCTAAGCCTTTAGGGATGCTAAGCAAAGCAAAgatgtatttcctttttcagtgtGGTGAATTAGCTAcctcaaaatttaaatttcatttatagTGAGCTGataacagtaagaaaaaaaggattgtACTATCAGTACATTGCAAAGTCAATTCTAAGCACTGAAAGACCCCTCTTCTTCAAGGTATTAGACTTTGCAATCCCAAGTTCAAATCTGTATGTTCACATGTGAGAAACTGCCAAATACCACATACACTgcataaaaagcagaaattcccCATTTCTTTCTGCTGGTGGTGCTTCACATGATGTAGCCACTGTGAAATTTTATGTTCAAAAAGAAGAGTCGTAATACTTACAAAGaaggtaaaaattaaaaacttccAAAAGTAGACAATCCAGTCTGTAATAATTCTTCTAAAGCTGAAAAAGGTCTTCACTGACAAGTAGCTTTGTATTCCCAGGAAAGACAAATGGAAAGAGCTTGACTGGCATTTgtaaatgctgcattttcttgAATTCACAAATCCATGACAATAAAGCCAGAAAAGGGGAGGCCAAAGGTCTTAATTTTACAGAATCTGCAATTTGAAACTGCCAGCATAGCAAAACATATATAGAAAGCTGCAAATATACCAGAGGGCAGGACCTAGGAGAATACAAACAAGCAGGCATCAGCATACAGAAGACACTTGTCTGTGGAAATAAAGCAATGCAGGCATTCTCAAGAGATAAGTTCGAAAGTGTCACACAGAACACTGACCAGAGCTGTTTCAAGTCTTGGGTGTATGCTGAAAAGTGACATGACAACAAAGACAATCCCCAGGAATTTAAGAGTAGTAGCTTAGTGTGAGGTCAAAAGTAAAATAtacttccttttatttctgtgagagaggcagaaacagaaatgttttaccCAGGGTTTTAATTAAGCtatgttttcttctgcaggcTCATCTGTGCTCTGCCATTGTTTTGAGACTACACTGTCATTTAGCTTTTGCCCCATCTAGGCAGAAGGTGGCAGTGAAATGTGTGTGATGAAAGTAATTTGagaatttcttttgctgtggATAGATTGCTTAGTCCTGTCTTGACTGGCAGAGTCCAAGTTGGTGCTGTATAACAAAACTATACCATGGCTTCCAAAAATCCGATAGTCAAACATTTGATATGAAATCTTTGGAAGCAAAGCCCAACTGTTAATGTTTTGAAAGGATGGAGAAGGAATCAAATCTTTCTTGGTTTCAACTTCTACTCTGTGTCAGTAGTTTGTAGATCAAGAGGCAAAGCAGGTGAGATCTGACACACTGTGAACTCACATGTAACCTTTGCAAAACTGAACTTTTCACCTTCCTGCAAAACCTTCTACAGCTCTGTTACCAGCACCATAATTTAATAAGGCATGGAAACAATCAGTGGGAATGGTAGGAACACGAGGTTACAGCAGTACAACGCTACCATTGCTTTGGTTGGGTACAAATCATCTTTGctcaaaagcaaatttttgcTTTACAGTATCATAACAACTTTGAATTGCAACAGCAAATAGCAGTGAATGTGTTGCTCCACCAATTCTTTTACTGAGGTCTTCCCTTCTAACAGTACCAAGACACaaattaaatagttttaaaattttttaatttgccaCTAGCAgaggaaacacagcagcagaaggataTAACCCAAGtctgaaaactgctgctgttggcagtaGAAAGAAGATTCCTCTTTATAACACTCCCAGAACAAAAGAGTTTTAATTGATGCTTGGAATCAAAAGAAAAGCTTAAGACCCAGTTTAAGAGATTGTATTTCAACCATCTTAAATGCTGTACTATATTGGGGTCCTTAAATATGTATAATGCCCTGAAACACAGAGGGCATTTTGCCATCTCAGGTAAGATCTTGCCTTTCACAATGTGCCagccttcctctcctctgtgagctttctttcctcctcacaCATTGGAGCCCTCTGGTTTGTGCCTCTCTggctcccttcccttccagtGCTTGGTTTTGCCTATGCCACAACATGGCTCACACACTTCAgtctatttttatttgattatttGGACTCTTCTGCATTGATTCCATTCTGTTGCCATCACCAGGTATATGATGgcaacaaaatgaaaagctagacttgaaaatggagaaaaattcATGCCTATCCCACTTCTAATGGGAGTGGGAAATGGCAGGCGAACTTCCTGTCTTACCTGGAAAGATCTttgaggaaaatgtttttaagagaattttaagtaaaacaagaaaaaaaaaaaaaacaacaacactACAACCCaaattaaaaagagaggaagaaaaggacaagaaacaaaaaaagaggttGTATTTAGTGGGCtcacagcaataaaataaaagcaaattttctgcCATAATAGCACTGACACAAATACTAAGCTTCCTAGCAGCTTATGTTACGTTTGAAGGTTACATTTATTAATGTGAAGGTCCCAAATTCCAGATCAAGACTGGACCACAGTGTTTCTGCTCCTTCTGTTTACCTAATGAGCTTCTTGTATTGCATTCCTTCCCTCTCATTTATATCAGCTGTACTggaatagaaaaatattatttgcaaaCATTAATAAATGAGTAAGTTTTGGAAAATCCTAGAAAATTTGCTATTGGCAAATAGTGAATGCTGTATATGTAAGTGAAAATTATCTATCATGTATTCTGGTCCCCTTACAAAGGGTAAATAGCCTGGACTTGATAAACTAGAATATGGTTCTCACCCATGGGGCTGTCTTAGGAAATTAGCCTTTTCCACCAAGCATAAAAATAGATACATGCTTAGAGGCTGCTTCCCCAAGGTGTGAGAGTGTCTCTCAGCATCTTAAATACTGTCCAGTTTCTGGAAAAtctctttctctgaagaaaacagatgCCAAGGATTCATTTATCTTCCAGAAAATCTTGGTTAATTTGAGACTGTTCTCTTCCCAccctatgatttttttcctattgctctttatctttcttctttcacCACTTGTTTTCCTCCTGATCTTatagaggagggaaaggagtaTTTTtagcaataaataaatttcttaaaGTTACAGAAAGTGAAGTTACAAGAAGTAGAAACTCCCTTGTGAATTAGTCTCAAAACATGTGCTGGACCTGTCCTTGCAACGGGTACAGTGGCAAAAGACCAGCAGATGATTTCCAGTGGTTCCTATGGCATACAAAGTTGTTCTTGTATTAGGATCCCTCTCATGGAATGATTATGTTGAAAAATTAATCCAGGAGTAGTGAAACACAGGATTTCCAGGTACATAACTTCCATTAGAATTCCAACAAGATAAACAAGTCCAAAAATTGTCTTCAGTATTCAGCACAAAGATATCTAAAAAGGCAACGTCTCCCTGAACAATGAACTCAACTCTTGTGGCACAGAACGAAGAACCACATGAGCTACTGTGCTATACCACACTTAAATACAGCAAGTCCAATATTCAGTGTTCCTGCAGTAAACAACTTTTCCACTTGAAAGTATAttctcattttgcttttgttatGTGAGAGGCCCACATCgcagcagagctgtgttacTCCCTTTTCTAAAATCacaggcactgcctgctgctgccaccaggtTTGTAATGCCCAGACTTTGTCCTGTTGCAGCCGTCTGAAGAGCAACGTTGATGGGAAGTTCTTGGTGGATGGAGtccccttcagctgctgcaacCCCAGCTCCCCACGGCCCTGCATCCAGTACCAGCTGACAAACAACAGTGCTCACTACAACTACGACTTCCTCACAGAGGAGCTCAATATCTGGAtgaagggctgcagagaggcCCTGCTGGATTACTACACTGGTATCATGAGATCCATTGGCATTGCAGCATTGCTTATTTGGTTGTTCGAGGTAAGTCTCACAAAAATGGTCTCTATCAGATTAATCAGTCTTCTGTCTCTCCAGGATGGAAAACAATGACAGTGTAACACATGAGAAGTGCCTCAGCATCCAGTATAAGGTCCACAAGCACTTCAGGAATGTTGTAGGATTTGTTTTAGTAAAGACAACTTCCAAACTCcacacagcagaaggaaatctTGTTGAGGATGAGAACTATCAGAAACCATGTATATAATTTATAGAGCTTTTTCAACAGAATATAGCATATTCCCTTCCCTGATGCATTTATGGGATCAGATACAGGATGATACATACAGTGACACAACTGCAAGGAAATTTGGTGAGAAGGTCTGAGTATTTTTAAGTCAGttttaagaaatatataaaCTATGAGTAGGTCTTTGGCTCAATGCATTAATTTTGcttataattaaaaatgtgtcttttatTCATTATCTCAAAGCCTCCTTTTTATATTACATAGCTTCACCATATAGACAGTACTTGCAGTCGTGGCATATCATCCTTTTAGAAGTAGATTGGGCTGCTGGTTATGTAATCAAAATAAGCACATCACAGGCAAGATACATGCCTGCAAAGCTGCAGTGTCCTGCTGACGTCTGTAAAGAAAAGTTCTCTAGACAGTGTCATCTGTAAGTAAAGGACTCCCCAATGGCACTGGCTCCAATACAGTTTTCTTACCTTTTTAGTATGTTTTAGTTTTCTGACTGTTGCTCTATTTATTCCATACATATTAACATTGTAATTTAAGTAGTTCACAACAGTCCTCAGGCAGTTCTAGGAGGGGTTGTGATGCCAGAAATAACCTGAAGCATGTGAAAAGCTGTGAGGCAGCTTGCTGTGTTCCCTTAAATATTGACAAGCTGGATCTTGATTCCAACAGAACAATGAAAGTGGGGCTTTTTCCTAAACTTAGACTTGAGCCTCTGCTATAGGCcatccttttttaattttcatgcttTGACATGTTTGACACATATGGCTTACACAGGAATGAATAAACATCCTTGGAAGAAACATTGATTTAATCAatgtcagtggaaaaaaaatccactgaaatTAACATActacaattttttctttcccagtgacTGATGGTTCCATCAATTGATCATCCATTCTACACCAATTAATTGCAGTCTCTGAGGCTACAAGGTTCACCAGTAATTCTAGGTATTTCTATGCAAGGGGGATTGCTACCTGAAGAACGAAGAGAGAATCAATCCATCTCTCCCTGctatctttcttttaaaatgtaattaactGGAAAAGTGGTTAGACATATTGCTATTATAAAGAGTCTGTCTGCTTTACAGAGTTATGAGGCCTGTAAACACACAAGTCAGAAAACTGACTGAGTGATAGGACTGAGGCTGCAATTTCAGCTGTTTAACCATTAACTGTTTCTTACAGCTCTCTGTACTGATTGGTGTCCGGTACCTACAGACAGCAATGAAGAATGTCCTTCTGCTAGGAGATCTGGAGGGTGAATCAGATGGTTGGTTACTAGAAAATAGTTTTGTGGAAACTGCCAAATACAACATCAACATCATTAAGAACCTCGGCAAAGCCAACCAGATCTCCACTGTCTCAGGCATGAACGACCCCAACATTAATGTTCAAAACACAGACTGTGACAAAACTAATATTACAACAAAATCTATCCCTGCAGCTAGGTAGGCAAATCTTCCAAGAAAAGACATCACAAGTGTAGCTTTGCTCTATTACAGTCCTACAGTCACCAGATTTTAtctggtggggaaaaaaaaaaaaaaaagtagaaaaactAGTAAAACAATTGAACAAACCAGACTGGAGACAGCTCCAAAAATGCTGAACCTTTGGATGAATGTGTTTTTACTTGTAAAATCCCTGATTCTCAACACTGCAAGAAACTTCTGGAATTTCCCCCACTTTATCTCCTTTACTTACAGACTTCTATCATGGTCTGAATGCATCAGAATAAGCATTATGCACAAGCAAATATTTCAGACAGGGTGGGTTACATGTACTAAGAGACAGATTAGTTGAATAGGTATCAAAGACGTCATTACATGTATAAAaatcccaggagcagggatatcccaaaagaaattattacaCTGGATAAAAAGTTTATTTATAACAAAGAAgacaaaaactgaaatgaagTTTCTGCTGGTGCAAGTTAGGAAAGGggaaattttaacaaaaatatacatatattacaGCCACAAGAATCCACCATGTATGTGAAACTGAGGTGAAGGCAATAAAAGTTACCACAAAAGTATTTCACTTGTTTTTCCCAAAATGTCTGAAGTACCTTTTCATTTCCCCCCCTCCAATTGTTTAGAGACAGCTAGTTGCCGCACTTTCCTGAAAGTCAAAAGGTACAACTGAAAGTTCTCTGCTTGAGAAAACTGCCAGCTTGTGCAGGGATATTATAACTTCCAACTAGCATGTGATAGCACAAGTTTAAAAACAAGTAGATTCTTCCTATGAAACAAACACTGATGATCCTAGATGCTTGAAAGCTCTTAGTTTCAAAAGTACTTACCACACTGATCCAGGGGTGGGAAGGTAAGAGGTTATTTGTAATCAATGAAGGCAGACAGACTGACAGCTCACACATCATGCCCTTGCTACAGTGCTCAGGAGCTTTATCACTGCATGCTGTGAAAGCCTTCAATGCACAAAACACCTGTAG
This region of Motacilla alba alba isolate MOTALB_02 chromosome 5, Motacilla_alba_V1.0_pri, whole genome shotgun sequence genomic DNA includes:
- the LOC119701104 gene encoding photoreceptor outer segment membrane glycoprotein 2 produces the protein MAVLKVKFTKTKRDKLAQILWILNWVSVVSGIILFSLGLFLKIEIKKRNEVMAKGDINSVPNMLISVGVIACIINFLGGKICYDCSDANKFSRWKLVMLPYIVCTFCFTFCILVGALMCYTMRNELEESLYLGLRDAIKFYKDTDIPGRCFLKKTVDLLQIGFRCCGNNGFRDWFEIQWVSPRYLNMASKEVLDRLKSNVDGKFLVDGVPFSCCNPSSPRPCIQYQLTNNSAHYNYDFLTEELNIWMKGCREALLDYYTGIMRSIGIAALLIWLFELSVLIGVRYLQTAMKNVLLLGDLEGESDGWLLENSFVETAKYNINIIKNLGKANQISTVSGMNDPNINVQNTDCDKTNITTKSIPAAR